The Toxorhynchites rutilus septentrionalis strain SRP chromosome 1, ASM2978413v1, whole genome shotgun sequence genome contains the following window.
gagcgatggcaaaaaaatacattcattacgatttgttcgctcgttggattcacatgcaggctaaaaagggtccttttcaggatcacaaaattatattcaatctaaagagtttattgttttgttatcactcgatatccccatcttgttcggctaaaccttgctgtttagcgattgcatttgccactcgccacagctttcacagttggaaaatttcttcccatccagcttgtgacatattttacagtaaattacatttaatggcacgtcgcattaccaccactcagtatcggattggaggtaattttaacctgtaattgaacatttgcgatgacagtggtacagtgtcgaccttcaatgtggggtcataatttggaccccgaactctatgtttacaaaaatgtccaactaaatatgtcgcattactggtccgaccaattagctaaatgtcgagataagtgtaaattactgtactttcaatctagaagcaatttaagaattggtgaaaatcaataagctcagaacaactgccaaattcacatactcatcatatcctggcaaacaaattatgaaaaaatcaatttgtgttttattattattttggatattgttttagaaagcattgaactgtatttcctaaactctttgttggaaggtttaatggccctgaaaagcgccttgttttatggaatggttcaaatttagaaaacttagtactcgtggttttgaaaaaaaccatttcgaacgccctcgatgccgccttgttctggatttgccaccaaagcagtgtgtataaagaacaaacttttttcttctgctacctgatgccattttgcgattgcgtttgccactcgccactcgctgcaactgcctgttgtcttgatgtccaccgaaccgaatgtgttctgttccgaatgcgggttttcttatcgtcgcgagcagctttaccagctaactcaatcacttcggcagccgaaactatataacgccggctaggtggactggtgcactggtactaacgcgctcggcctagctacccttgcggggaactccagatcaacacggttcgagccggattttgcctttcccttcacttttcctcctttgtcatgtccagacatggctgcttgggttggtttgttgatgtgttgtgatgcgaaccgatgtggtgtacggtttgaatgagaatgatcgttacggcagcggagcggggatttttaagctgactggctggctcgagaattacgcatgtgtgagactgcgaccaatgtttcgttcattttttctttttcttttccaatcgtggttcattctatttcgctgctgctctggttgcccgttttggtcggttcgatttgaggagcacaaaatggaccaatcaaaaatgggcacatagtgcattttgacaatgcttgatatttcacaattattcaattatttatctcaagaaaaattaaatgttattcgttatgatagatgcgtagatatatttcctatcaattgatgcaaaaacctttgcgatctattgagaaatgctcgagctataagcgttccaaatcttgcattttttcctacttgttcagtgcctagatttccatttcaccccctatatcttccggttagacgtagtcctacgtcaaaaccacacgacgatatccaagttggattaccactggtggggtccaatcttaaggctgatttagacgatgccagtcagcgctctagttgaagtatccagtgaatagagaacagacactctgttcaagttagaggccaattacttgttcgatactggtacaagtaacttgaacagagtgtctgttctctgttcactggatacttcaactagagcgctgactggcatcgtctaaatcagcctttagatcgaagcgcagcgaaagcaaagtgaactggactgctcaacagtccgatgccgaatgatcgatcgttacggcagcggagcggggatttttaagctgactggctggctcgagaattacgcatgtgtgagactgcgaccaatgtttcgttcattttttctttttccttcttcctttccaatcgtgcttcattctatttcgctgctgctctggttgccctttttttttatcccatttatttatttatcaggctcattagcattttatctgtaacagagccgggtttttatcgtgtacatgtacatatgtttatgtttctataaattgtaaattacacagtagaagtagtagccatttaggcgtaagggtattctatctgttctttcaTTGTTCAGcaaaccggacagcggagacagttgatattgatcattgttgggttatttatagaacagcagcccgatgtttcttgcagagcagagcagttgtatggatgaatcgatctttgttctaTTGTATATTGAATTAGTATTTGGTTTAGTTGAAATTTAGAATGTTTTCGAACATCTACCAAatgagtatatatatatataaattttagaTAGTTTCATTTATTCGTGTATTCAGCACGAATCGACATACTGCTGATAAACATACTACTGTCAAAGTATTTGTTTAGAATAAAGTTCTTCTGACTTCGACTCCCAAACGTGACACACCTGTTTTTCATTAGCTCCGAATACAATTTCAGTTGATTAATAAATAGACAGTTTTCCCTCGGTGAACAGGGATAGATTAGTGGCGACGAGGACAAAGGACAAAACGTTCAGCGGTTGTTTGGAACAAGCAGCGGCAGTTTCCCAATCGGCTggtgaccattttttttttgggtaaggTATTGTGCGACCATTGGTTAGTGGTGACAAACGCTTTTATCAAACAAGGCGCCATTGTCTTTTCGCGGTTTGTATCTCAAACAAAGAAATACCACTAATACAACTAAACCTTTTATTCTTTTAGAAAGTACATTTAAAGGAAATGGTTTCTTTGTGATGAGTTattaagagtgttttttttgttctttttcttttgagTTAGGAAACGCTAGTtgaacgacaaaaaaaaaagaaattgaacgacaaaaaaaaaagagacatTGCTGGCTGGAGTTatagtgtttatcataccatttcgttcagttgtttaggagctattaacgctcaaaatctcggtctccggcgtaacgctttcgttttcgaaactttgattttacaccccggtatagaaatgaaagacgtagtcctacgtcaaaaaatcttacTCTCAAAGCCCAATCGCTTCCTAAGTGCCTGACACCATGCATATTTATCACCAGCTTAATGCTTTCCACACAGAAGAGATGCCTCATAAAGTGCGCGTTGCTATAGCCGATATCCATTATGGCGTTCATATACTCACACGGAGCAACTGCGCCCATCATGCGCTATTGCTATCGCTATCATACGTAGGTTGGCGATGCTCCGTTTAGTCTCCACCACTCGGTGAGTTCATTGCATGCAGCCTTCATACCCGCTATCGTGTACCTCTCTTACAAGATCCACTCTGTAACTGCATCACTTGCACCCATTATGAAGGCCGACGAGACTCCGCCTTACGTTCCTTACCACATTGCATGCACCCATCATGCTTTCGTTCGTACGAAACCACCAACGCACAGATGGATAAAAACTTTTGCAACGCCCTGAAACACTGCAATTGACTTTCAACCCGCCAAGGTCACAAACACTGCATTGAAGCAAGGCCGTGTACTTGCCACGGCCATAGtaaactgcatttaagcaaggccacaataaactgcatttaagcaagGCCGGCATCCCGCCACGACCACAAcaaactgcatttaagcaagGCCGGCAATCCGCCAAGGCCACAAcaaactgcatttaagcaaggccacaataaactgcatttaagcaaggccacaataaactgcatttaagcaagGCCGGCAATCCGCCAACGCCACAAcaaactgcatttaagcaagACCATAAtaaactgcatttaagcaagACCGGCATCCCGCCACGGCCACAACACACTGCATTTAAGCAAGGCCGGCAATCCGCCAAGGCCACAACGAACTGCATTTAAGCAAGGCCACAATAAACGGCATTTGAGCAAGGCCACAAcaaactgcatttaagcaaggccacaacaaactgcatttaagcaagACCACAAtaaactgcatttaagcaagACCGGCATCCCGCCACGGCCACCACACACTACCACACAGGCAACGACCGGCACCCGCTAGTCATAAACTATTGCCACCACACAATCGACTGGATACTCGCTACGAGCgtaagaaataataaaaaagaaagtAAGAAAGTAATAAAAATTCAGCACAGtcacatcggtcgcaaatttctTTTGTTATTCCtgttctacatttttttttcgtgattgaTGACCCCCACTTTGCAGCTCTTTTCTATTCCTTAGGATTTCCGCTCATTTCGAAGAGGTGtctacaacaacaaaaatgttgATTATTCATACTAATGGAACTTACTTGGAATATCCATCCCATCCTCGTCGCCAATTATAGTGTTTATCGCCACTAATTCTCAATCACTTTCCAATTCTCACCATCAATGACTGCTCTGTTTTCCGTTCTCCCTATGCATCTGTCAAGTCACCAACAGTCCGTGCAACCAAGGATCAATACTCGCAGGTGTGAATATGCGCATCTATTAAGATTGATAGAAATTGTGTAGCTATAAAAGTATTTATATAATAATGAACCCTACAGGAGTGAGCTATGAGACGCTAGTCCAGAAGCTTAAAGAAAAGCTTGACAGGACGGATTCCGTTTTGCTTCAGAGATATAATTTTAGTTCAAAGGTTCAGCAAACGGGAGAATCCGCAAGCGATTTCATTTTTTCACTTAAGCTTCAGGCAGAGCATTGTGAATTCGGAGATCAGAAGGATCGTCTCATCCTTGATCGCATTCTTGTTGGTTTGTCAGATGGCTCACTGAAGCATCGTTTATTTACTGAAGACAGTTCTAAATTGACACTCGAGCAAGCGGAGAAAATAATTGCAACGTGGGAAATGGCGACTACACACACAAAGGCTTTGGCAAATAAGGAAGATGTTGGTTTGGTAGCTTCACTCGAAACCAGACATCCGTTGACTGGAGGTAGGGGGGCAGTTATACAGAGGATGAAGGATGCCTACCAAGGTTTGCGCGAATCGGCAAAGAGCAGATTAGGCGTTCGGTTCGATGATCGTATTGGCGATGGTCATCAACAGGAAACACAGTCCCGCTCCTACTCTCAGCAGCATAGACGGGGTGATCCTTCTGCAGGTTCATCACAACGTTGTTACAGATCGGACAACAGACAGTGGCCAGTAGATCAACGTTTTTGTGAGTACTGTGGTCGCAGAGGACACGTGAGAAGGAAGTGTTACAAACTAAGGAACGACAGAAATGGAGAAGTAAACCATGTTGGCACTCAGGAGGCTACCACTAGTACTAATAGCTTGGCTGATCGACTGGACAAGTTGAGGACCATTGATTGGGACACGGACGACAGTGATTCAGGTGACTTAGAGTGTATGCATGTCTCTTCTATAAACAAGATTAGTGATCCCTGCTTGTTAAAtatattcattgaaaataatccTGTACATATGGAGATTGATAGCGGCTCTTCTGTTTCAGTGATGGataaatatttatttgtttcaaaattcaactttcctttagtgaagagttcaaaaaaattaatagtAATTAACGGTTCGAGGTTGAAGGTTTCTGGAGAAGTGGAAGTTATGGTTGAATACAATGGGAAGAAGATGAAATTGAATCTTTTGGTTCTTGACTGTGAGTACCAGTTCGTTCCTTTGCTTGGTAGACCATGGTTGGATGCATTTTTTCCCAACTGGAGAAATTTTTTTGGTGGTTCAATGCCAATCAATAATATTACAATAGAACAAAATAACGCACTAATTGcggaaataaaattaaaattttcggaCGTTTTTGTTAAGGATTTTTCTACCCCAATAAGATATTTTGAGGCCGATTTGGTTTTGAAAAGGGACATCCCAATTTTTAGAAAGGCATATGACGTTCCCTATCGTTTAAGGGAGAAGGTTTTAAACTATTTAGATAAATTAGAGAAAGAAAACGTTATAACTCCCATTCAAACTAGTGAGTGGGCGTCACCTGTGGTAGTAGTTATGAAGAAAAACAATGATATAAGATTAGTAATTGACTGCAAAGCTTCTATTAACAAGGTAATTATACCGAATACCTATCCATTACCAGTTGCTCAGGATCTTTTTGCTAGACTAGCTGGATGTAGTATTTTCTGTGCGTTGGATTTAGAGGGAGCGTACACACAGCTATCTTTGTCCGAACGATCACGAAAATTTATGGTGATCAACACGATTAAAGGACTTTTTACATATAATAGATTGCCACAGGGTGCTTCCTCTAGTGCATCTATCTTCCAGCAAGTAATGGATCAGGTTTTGCATGGTATTGATAACGTTTGCGTCTATTTGGATGATGTGCTTATTGCAGGAAAAGATATGCAAGACTGCAAGGGAAAGTTATTCTTGGTGTTAGATAGACTGTCTAAAGATAAATTGGgataaatgtaaaatttttgtgACCGAATTAGAGTACCTCGGTCATGTAATCAGTGGAAGAGGTCTAGCTCCATGTTCAAATAAGATTGCAACTATAAAGCAAGCTAAAGTTCCTACAAATGTGACTGAACTTAAGTCGTATCTGGGTCTCATCAATTACTACAATAAATTCATCCCGAACTTGTCTtctaaattatattatttatataatttacTTAAGAGTGATGTTAAATTTGTTTGGGATAGTAATTGCAGTGAAGCTTTTGAAAATACTAAAAGATTACTGTTAGAAACtaattttcttgaattttatgACCCTCAAAAACCAATTGTTGTAGTCACAGATGCATCTGGCTATGGTTTAGGTGGTGTGATTGCTCATATCATAGATGAAGTGGAGAAACCGATATGTTTTACGTCCTTTTCGTTGAATGCAGCACAAAAGAAATACCCCATATTGCATTTAGAAGCGCTTGCACTTGTATGCACAATAAAAAAGTTTCATAAGTACTTGTATGgacaaaagtttatgatttTAACCGACCACAAACCGTTAGTTGGCATTTTTAGCAAGGAGGGCAAAcattcaatatttgttacaAGAATACAACGATACATTTTAGAACTGTCTGTGTATGATTTCGAGATTCACTACAGACCTTCGTCAAAATTGGGTAATGCGGATTTTTGTTCGCGATTCCCATTGGATGAACCAGTTCCCATGGAGTATGATCAAGAATTCATAAAAAGTATTAATTTTGGGAACAACATGCCTGTTGACTTTTTGGTCATTGCAAAGGAGACTaagaatgatatttttttacaaaacatcATGAAATTTATACGATATGGTTGGCCTAATAATACTGACAAATGCTATAGGGATGTTTTTGCGAATCAACAGGATTTAGAAATCTTTGACGAATGTTTGCTGTTCCAGGACAGAGTGGTTATACCGAAAATAATGCAAGAAGAGATCTTAAAACTTTTACATAGCAATCATGCGGGTATCGTCAAAATGAAAAGATTAGCAAGGCGAGTTGTTTACTGGTTTGGTATAAACACGGACATTGAAAATTTTGTTGCTGCTTGTGATATTTGTACAAGTATGGCAGCTGTCCCAAAGCAAAACATTACTTCGAAATGGATCCCTACTACGAGACCATTCAGTAGAATACATATagatttcttttattttgaGCACCGTACCTTTTTGTTGATGGTAGACAGTTTCTCGAAATGGTTAGAAATAGAGTGGATGAGAAAGGGTACTAATTTTTCGGAAGTTCTGACAAagttaattgaattttttgctCGTTTCGGTCTACCAGACGTTATAGTATCTGATAATGGTCCTCCTTTCAACTCGCATTCGTTCAAAACATTCCTTCAAAGACAGGGTATTCAAGTCTTGAACAGTCCTCCGTACAATCCTGCTAGTAATGGACAGGCAGAGAGACTCGTCAGGACAGTAAAAGACGTACTCATAAAGTTTTTGCTAGAACCTGATATGCTAGATTTAAATCTAGAGGATCAGattaatctttttttatttaattatagAAATAATAACATGACATTGGAAGGTAGTTTCCCTTCTGAAAGAATATTCAGCTATAAACCAAAGATGTTGATCGATTTGATCAACCCAAAGAAGAATTATAAACAAATGTTGGTACCACATCCCCATGATGATGCTTCTAATTCTAGTAATAACTTTCATCAACATGACCCTTTAAATACACTGACACCTGGGGATATCGTGTGGTATAAGCATAACATTCCGCATTTACGTGAAAAATGGATTAAAGCGTCATTTCTAAAACGATTCTCTAAAAATTTACTACAGATCATGGTTGGAAACGAGGCGACGACTACCGTTCATCCAACGCAGATCAGAATCGTTAAGGATAGACAAGGAACATCCAATCAGCCAAGGACGTCTTTGAGATTGGTCGAAACTGGTCGGCCAATACCGACTACCGCTGAAACTGAGATGCCAATCGTGGAGGATAGAAATGATGATCGACAAACTTCGGCTCGAAAGGAGAATCAACCAACAGAAAGTGGAAGCAGAAAAAGAAAGTATCCGCCTGAATCGGGAATGCTGACTGGCCTACCAAGGCGTTCGAAGAGATTGAAGAAGCCAAGAATAGAAAGTgaatatgaatatttttgaatttttgttcttaTTTCTGAACTTTTGTAAGGGGGAAGAGCTATTGTATATTGAATTAGTATTTGGTTTAGTTGAAATTTAGAATGTTTTCGAACATCTACCAAAtgagtatatatataaaaattttagATAGTTTCATTTATTCGTGTATTCAGCACGAATCGACATACTGCTGATAAACATACTACTGTCAAAGTATTTGTTTAGAATAAAGTTCTTCTGACTTCGACTCCCAAACGTGACACACCTGTTTTTCATTAGCTCCGCATACAATTTCAGTTGATTAATAAATAGACAGTTTTCCCTCGGTGAACAGGGATAGATtatgttccaccgtggatcgatctccatagctgatgatggttgcgtggacatagttattctataacaacacaaagatggtcaattgagggccctgagtttgaactcacgatcgatcgcttagtaagcgaacgcataaccaagtggctacgaagaccccctggttgcccgttttggtcggtacgatttgaggagcacaaaatggaccaatcaaaaatgggcacatagtgaattttgagaatgcttgatatttcacaattattcaattattaatctcaagaaaaatgaaatgttattcgttatgatagatgcgtagatattttTCCTataggtggccgtacactgtttgcccggaggtcaaatatttgatattttttgacagataaggtttgatttgatatttgtacaaacactattttgtttgccactcttcaattttcaacagtagtaaacaatatcaaacaccgaatatggaaaaaatcaactgaaatattcaaggtaacctaaccatgtaccgacaggttcgaagaacagactgaaaaaaaaaattctaggcATCcattaattgaatatttgcttgtcgtgttttgtgtagaaaatatttgatcagtacacgttgaccaaattttatctgtcaaaaagagtcaaatatttggcttcggtcaaacagtgaatGAGcaccctatcaattgatgcaaaaacctttgcgatctattgagaaatgctcgagttataagcgttccaagtcttgcattttttcctacttgttcagtgcctagatttccattttaccccctatatcttccggttggacgtagtcctacgtcaaaaaaaattatgaaaataaggAAATAATAAAGAATGTTTTTAACTATGCTGTAAAAGCTCAACAACGAATATCGATAAGACTTTTTGGGAAACTTTTAGGAGATATGATCATTTCAGTTTCAATTTAGAATTACGGAAATTACAGAATTGAAGGAATAATTGGTTAAATTGCATTCCGAAATTAAGAACAGAAACTGAACATTCGTCTGTTTAGGAAAATCAAAACAGATTGAATTTATCATAATGAATCGTTTAACAACACACCACACATCACAATATATCAGCATACTGTGGATCTGTTAGGAATTAATTTTGTTCTGATCCGTGAAGGTGGAGCGCTCTGCAttaattttcttttctctttttgttttggttatcAGGCAGCAACATCACTTTTGATGTTAGATTACTGTTTTGTAAAACACCAACAATTAgcgtacaataaaaaaaatcgaagaaataACATTATTAACTTCAGCTTTAGCCGTACTGCCCAGCTTAGCTCACCTCGTGTTTTATATttctctcagggtcggctttggCCCTCGGGAGGACTGTTTCGACCTCGGTTGGACCATCAGCAAAGCGGATTTGCGAAATGCGGACACAAGAAGCTGCCTATGCAAAATGGACTGGCATTGATTATTTAATAGAATAGAGCAGAGAAGTTAGTTTTTGATATTCTATATTTTTTCGGTTTAAAGGGTTAGTATTGGTACCGTTTTCGTTGGGGCCCTTCGTTGTCCTTCGTGGTCGTCGTCGTCGCGCTGCGGTTCACCGGTGCGGATGGGAGGGGGGAGGCGTTCTGTCCGTGATGCTCTGGACCGTATAGCAAAAGAGCGTCGCTTGGAAACGTGGTGGTAGGTGGCCGAAGTTTCTCGGCAGGACACCCGAGGATGGTGTAGCGTGATTGAGGGTCCTATTCCGCAAGAGGTCTTCTCTCTCTACCTCTGTCACTTCACTCTACCACtcactttttttctttcacgaCTCTTTTCTATCTTCTCAACTCACTGTCTTTCAACTCTCTTCTCCTCAAATTTCTGTTCCAACGATACCAAAATTCTTCACTTGCGTGTCGTTTCCTGACTCCGGACTAAGTGACCGACTCAATCCAACATCTCCTTCCAAGTCACCTCCTTTCCTATCATCCAGCTCCTTCCCTTCTCCTACTCCCTCCCATTTCCACCGGAAGGACATCTGTCAATCCTGACAGATGTCTCTTTTCGCCTGACACGCAACCTCGTCGAGGCGATGTTGGGTTAGTATGTTTACATAAATTAAATCAAGGTATGTACATTTAACAACATTTATACCAGtcgaagcaaaacaaaaattgacttACACACTAGACAGAAAATATTTACACAAACAACCTTTTGTGACCGAAGAATTTTGAAATGATCGGTAACAATCCTCCCCGAGTTCGGGTAGAATAATTGTGAATATAATTTTTCGTCAAACCGCTTTCTGATTGAAGTTCGCTTTGTCCAAGTGAGCTCGGTCCGAAAACTGGATTTGGTAATTGCGAAGAACCGTCTGATGGCAACCTCGATCCACCATACCACATTAAAATTTCTTCCCGCGCCTCACCATTTCAAACCACTATGTGCCACGATCAATGAACGCCGTCATCCCACCATCATCAAATCAATCTCATCTCTCTATCCTGATTTCTAAATCAAGAACGAAATAATTTCCTACTTCTCAATCATTCATCTATCAATCCGACTCTTACATGCGCTGGACGCGTCCGTCCTCATTCATTCTACCTCACATGCGGATTCATTCATACCGTTCCCTATTTTCATTTCCTTCAACGTTC
Protein-coding sequences here:
- the LOC129763648 gene encoding uncharacterized protein LOC129763648, which codes for MATTHTKALANKEDVGLVASLETRHPLTGGRGAVIQRMKDAYQGLRESAKSRLGVRFDDRIGDGHQQETQSRSYSQQHRRGDPSAGSSQRCYRSDNRQWPVDQRFCEYCGRRGHVRRKCYKLRNDRNGEVNHVGTQEATTSTNSLADRLDKLRTIDWDTDDSDSDHGWKRGDDYRSSNADQNR